GATGGCGACGGCGACATAGAATGGCGACGGCAACTAGGGTTTCCGTAGTGGGGAGAAGACTTTTCGCCATTCGCCTTTCGCCTTTTGCCGTTCGCCTTTCGGTTTCGATGGGTTTCAGAAGAGATGACTTCGATGGGTTTCAGAAGAGAAGATTGAGGAGAAGAGATGACTGAGGACTTTTCGGTTTCGATGGGTTGCAGAAGAGAAGACTGAGGAGGGTTTCGATGGGTTTCAGAAGAGAAGACTAAGAGAGGACTTTCGGTTTCGACGGGTTCAACGGGTTGATAGTTTAAAACCCGTTATTAAACTTTGATCCGATGAACCAGTTTTTATTCGGGTGGACCAAGTCGGTTTTAACGGACGGATCGGGCCCAAGGCCTTTTCTGCACAGCCCTAGTGCCCACCATGCTATTGCTGGACAACTTCGATGCTTGATTGACTTGTTCGTACGTGATCCATCGTAAGTATGcagaataaatcatttttattgcaACTAATTGATGTTACAAACAATTATAAGTTTCGCGTATAGGGAAAAAACAAGGCAATGGAGTGTAATGTCAAAggataatgatattcttatagttcttttattagtcttttattatttttttcctttgactCACGAATCCCTCTCTTTATATGAGAAGAAAACAATGCGTGTAGAgatgggggagggagggagatcGATTCAGAAGAAAAGGGGGGGAATCGACATGCAGGCCTTAACTCGCCTGGCTTTTTCTTGAAGTGCCTATGTGTCGTCTATTTACTGGCTGGtgtaaaattagattttatacCCATCCAGCTGTAAGTTTTTCTCTTATACAAAAGGTCATGTTCTGagattttttaatctaaattcaaagaaaaaaattgatagtaAACTAGTAATAAAAGAAGTGTAAAATATCATTAtccatttaaaaatcattttgagTATGGATTAATGTAGTcaatttattggtttttttccCGTTGTTTAGGAAAAACAGTTCTAATTATCAATATGTGGTCTACTTCTAGACTCTAAAGTTTTCAGTTTCCATGAAATGCTTATAATAACTTAATTCAACAAACTATTCCTAAAAGAAGATTGGTGTAAACTGTAGAAGCTCCCTATTCCACCAACCTCGAAGAACTTTTTGTGGAGAGTCTGTAGAAACATTTTGTCAACTAAAGATAATTTGTGTAAAAAGAAAGTTTTGACAGATTCAACCTGCCCAATGTGCCTACAACAACTTGAAACAGTGGAacatattttatggaattgtgTATTAGCTTCTGATGTTTAGAGTGTCTCCTCCAGGAAGATTCAAAAGAGCTTCATGGCACAAAGTAATTTCAAATTGATCACGCAGGTAATGCAATAGAAGCTTGACAGAGAGGACATGGTAGAATTCACCTTAACTCTATGGAATTTATGGTAGAGAAGGAGCCAACTCGTGTTTAAGAACATTTTCATTGAACCACAGCAAGTGATATACAGAGTAAACCAATTAAAAATTGACTTAGCAGCTGCTTTAAATATCAGAAGACAAGGCAATGACAATTCTGAAAATACTGATTGAGTGATATGGGAATGTCCACCAAAGGATTATTGCAAGATTAATTGGGATGTTGCAGTTGAATCAAGATTATGTAAAATAGGTATAGGAGTTGCTATAAGAGATGATAAATGGAATTTTTTGGCTacaatgaggaagaagatgacatCTATTCAAAATCCTCTACTTTTAGAAGCAAGGGCTGCTCTTGAAGTAGTTAATTTTGGAATTGAACTTGATATGACAAATGTAGTGATGGAAGGAGACTCTAACCAAACAATTATGTTGGAATGATCATCACATATATCAAAGTCCTACTCAATAGATTCAAATCTAGTTAATTTAAGCACACAAGCAGAAAAGACAACttactcgtttgttttcagagatgagatgagatgagatgagattaaagttaaaaagttgaataaaatattgttaaagtatattttttaatattagttttgttttgggatttgaaaaagttgaattgtttattttattttatattggaagttgggaaagttgtaatgattagatgagatgagatgagaagtttttccaaaacaaacgaggccttaattgCTCATTTGTTAAGGAGAAGTGTTTTAATAGTGACTGAGTGTGTAATCGAATTGGAGGAGACTCCAACATAATTTGTCTATGTCTTATCACAGTTTATCAATAAAcaagttgtttaaaaaaaaaaaaaaaacttaactcaAAAACAAAGGTAATGATTCAGCTTTGGTTTCGGTACGTACAGAAGGTGTTTATCATCCACTCAGAATTATCGATAAGATTGATATAAAtgtgtaagaaaaatattttagtcatataaaaattatataaaaataaatttataaaataataagatttgatgtaatatatcaaattttaaaattatttttataataaaatatatctaacaaaTTATATGAAGTCagattaatttttagatttaattttgtataaattttttatggcaGTACAACTTCTCAAACGCGTAATGGTACTTACTATTCCTGAAGAGAATGTTCCTGCCGCctcatttcataaaagaataatggtttaaaaaaattttttgcttaccgttttaggaaataaatattaatgtattgatattttttatttttaaaaaatatttaaatatatttaaaaaatttaaacatattttaaaaaaaatataatttatactaaaaaCACACCAAATAGACAAATTTGAGGGGCATACTAGCGCTACCCTTCATAAAAGGCCACAATTCCGAACCCACCATGTCTCAATTACAAGTAATACgcgactttaaaaaaaaaaaaaaaatagtaatacgCGACTTTACCAAACCGACATGAAACAGAACTTTTTAACTAAACACTAAAAAACATGCCCCTTTTACAGGCCACGTCGATACGAGGCCCAACTACTTCATTGAttatattttcagaattttacagaaaatggtttatttttattttttgaaaatattagtagcGTATTAATTAATGCGATATTTTAATAAACATGCTAAAGCCCCAATAACTTACATTGAATTCGTCAAATTAATCAAACGTTTAAGCTACCcgattatatatacacacacgattgaaaaattttacttaacaACATTACACCACACAAATgccaataaaaaacaaaataaaagaattgttCTACTCAACAAGTGTGTGGTATAAGACTGTTAAATAGAATAACTAATActatttgacattttttaggGTAATAATActcttattctttctttattactgCTTTACTAttcagttaattttttttttcttgttgttcttAGCATCTGGATTAGAAAATCTTAGAACATAATATTCTTGCATAACCTAGaagaaaatagatttaatcaaccaacataatcatgtaatttaattaaaaataaatttaatttgataaaaaattaactttattttgcTCTTTGCGTTTCAAAAATACTATCAAAAGGAATGAGATCCATTTATTACGTTgttgagtattttcttttagatatgTAAGAAGgtcatgttttgaaatttttaatctatatttaaagggtaaaaggaaaaaaaataattaaataataaagcaGTAGTAAAAGAAATGTAAATGTATCATTATCTTTTTTGAACTAGTTTATAGCAGAGAAAATTGCAAGTCACTTGAAATACATAAAGGGTAAGATTAATGTCGATAAGATGACTGTAAAAATAGTTAAGGGAAATGCGAGGGCTCCTCCCTCTTTCCAATGCACTAACAACAAAATTTGGGAGGTGATTCAGTAAGAAAGAGACTTGGACATAAGAAAGACTTGATCTATAAACAAATCTTACAAAATTGAACTTATAAAATAGCGTGAATTGATATGATACAAAGTGAACATGatgacatatcatatcaaactagGTCAttttataagagtaatattagatggAGGTTTAGGGTATGCAAGCTCTACACAAgcattctatttgaaaaaaagtaaaatcaacccttaaaaaaaaatttttttttcataggatctcatatttacctattttgtttaaaaaagaatgtgCTGGACTTTTACATTCTACAACtgtacatattattttttattttgtctacTCTTTATTAATCCAAATAACTTAAAATCCCcatgccaaaataaaaaaaaaatggcttagtatttttacaatttaaattcatttttgtcTACTCTTTACTAATCCAAATAACCTAAATTGGGCCTAGTGTTTTAATTGAGCTTAAATATTAAAGTGGGCTTTTAAAATTAGaatcatttcaaaatttgactcTTCTATTGGACtgaagaattaaaaaagaaaagcctACTTTTAAAAACCCAacaattaattcaattcaaaaAAACTCAACGTCGACCAAACCAACTGGACCGAACGTACGTAGAACCCTTTCGAGCGAAGGACTTGTTCATGCCTGTAAGATCCATGCCTTCATCTCAACTAAGGGAAGAGAGTGGAGGGATTCATGTGATCATGTCGGTATAACTTTGGATCAACCGCCACTAAACATAAAAACAACTTTTGATTGATCTACaagaaagatttaaaaaataataattttataaattgaaatgcTTTAATTTAAGAGAACGGTTAcgaacacaaaaaaattatacaaaataaacttacaaactgatgtgacttcATGAAAttcattagatctactttaaaataaaagtaactttacaatctgacggaTCACATCAagctatatcaatttgtgagtttacttttatgtaattcttttatgactaaaatattttttataatttaatacatcaTACTataaaagttcttaaaaatataaagtaaatttgatatataaatttatttttactttgacACTTCCGTTTTGGATTTGGGACTTTCCACAAGACAAACCCAACCCTGCTACTGCACCACTCGTTATGTGTAATCCCTCTTCCCATTGGAGTCCAAAAGGAAACCACGATCACAAAACAAGCTGAGATAAGTGGGGCCCCACGTATCAGAAATGGTTACCAACCTCACAATCTCTCCCCTCACTGCGCAACACAATCCCTGCCTGCAGTCCCTTTTCctggaagagagaaaaaatctGTGTAGAGAAAATCaaacgaaagaaaaagaagccaTGGGTTCAGTAGCAGCAGCTGCAGCAACAAGAACACCATCCCATCTTCTATTTTCAAGCTCTCGTTccctctctcgtctctctctctttgactCCAACACTACACTTCTCTCGTGTCGCAATAACATTAATCTTAGTAGGAGTAAGAAACATGTTTCTCCCGGGGTCCGATGCATGGCAGTGCGGACAGCTGACGCGGAGACAAAGAAGAAGGGTGGGTTTGAGATTCAAACGCTGACCAACTGGCTGCTGAAGCAAGAACAGGCGGGCGTGATTGACGCCGAGCTCACTATTGTATTGTCGAGTATTTCCATGGCGTGTAAGCAGATTGCTTCTTTGGTGCAGAGAGCTAGCATTGCCAACATGACTGGAGTGCAGGGTGCTGTCAATGTTCAAGGCGAGGACCAGAAAAAACTTGACGTTATCTCTAATGAGGTTTGTAGCAGCTATACACCCTGTTCTTTAGTGTTACTACGTACTAGGAAGAGGAAAAAGCTTTGCAAAATAGACAATAATTTTAACGAACCTGAGCAGTTGTATAGGAGATAATTAATAACTATCAAGACCAGTGTCATGATGTTGCTAGCCTTCCTTCACTTCAACTCAACAAAGATTAATGAAATAATTCAGATGAACATTAATTTGGCTTTGCAGTTCATTGTGTGTTAGGATCAAGGTTCCTGCATATAAAGTGGACCATATAGTATTTTGGTGCTCTTCGTAGGGCTAATTTTATGTGTTTATCTTTCTCCCGCTGCACTCAAGTTTGGATAAGAAATTGAAGTGATGTTTTTCCGAATTCGTTCATATTATCAATTCGTGTTTGGTAGTGATTGATGGCTACCACTCCAGTACTCTGTACCAGCAAACGAGTTCGatcattttatgaataaatgacAGGTTTTCTCCAATTGCCTGAGATCAAGTGGACGAACGGGAATCATAGCATCAGAGGAAGAGGACGTGCCCGTAGCAGTGGAAGAAAGTTACTCGGGCAATTATATTGTTGTATTTGACCCTCTTGATGGTTCTTCCAACATTGATGCAGCAGTTTCCACTGGCTCTATCTTTGGAATATACAGCCCAAATGATGAGTGCCTCGCAGACATTGGTGACGATGCTACTGTAATTCCAATTCCTTCTCCTCATTTAATCCCGAAACATTgttgttttttccctttctcaaACACTCCAAATCGTTTGTACATGGCATTTGGCAGCTTGGCAATGTGGAACAGAAGTGTGTGGTGAGCGTGTGCCAACCAGGAAGCAACCTCCTTGCCGCTGGATATTGCATGTATTCAAGCTCCATAATCTTTGTGCTCACAATTGGAAATGGGGTGTTTGCATTCACCTTGGACCCAATGTATGGGGAATTTGTGTTAACTCAAGAGAA
This genomic interval from Juglans regia cultivar Chandler chromosome 3, Walnut 2.0, whole genome shotgun sequence contains the following:
- the LOC109002962 gene encoding fructose-1,6-bisphosphatase, chloroplastic, which translates into the protein MVTNLTISPLTAQHNPCLQSLFLEERKNLCRENQTKEKEAMGSVAAAAATRTPSHLLFSSSRSLSRLSLFDSNTTLLSCRNNINLSRSKKHVSPGVRCMAVRTADAETKKKGGFEIQTLTNWLLKQEQAGVIDAELTIVLSSISMACKQIASLVQRASIANMTGVQGAVNVQGEDQKKLDVISNEVFSNCLRSSGRTGIIASEEEDVPVAVEESYSGNYIVVFDPLDGSSNIDAAVSTGSIFGIYSPNDECLADIGDDATLGNVEQKCVVSVCQPGSNLLAAGYCMYSSSIIFVLTIGNGVFAFTLDPMYGEFVLTQENIQIPKSGKIYSFNEGNYQLWDDKLKKYIDDLKDPGPSGKPYSARYIGSLVGDFHRTLLYGGIYGYPRDKKSKNGKLRLLYECAPMSFIVEQAGGKGSDGHQRVLDIIPTEIHQRVPLYIGSVEEVEKLEKYLA